Proteins from one Desulfonema limicola genomic window:
- a CDS encoding methylenetetrahydrofolate reductase, producing MSNSTTPSKLQKILAAGHLGVTSECGPPRGSDPQAVIEKAELIKDYVDAVNITDNQTSVCRMCSLAACIRLKTLGVEPVLQMVTRDRNRIALQSDILGAASWDINNILCLSGDHQSFGDHAAGQNVHDLDSMQLIQTVRMMRDQGKFLGGDDIKRPPQMFVGAAANPFADPYEIRVARLAKKIAAGAEFIQTQCIYNLDKFEDWMKKVVDRGLHEKTYIMAGMTPMKSAGMARYMKNRVPGMDVPEDVVKRLADTPKDKQADEGIKICIEAIQRLKEVKGLSGFHIMAIEWEEKVPEIVKATGLYPRPQV from the coding sequence ATGAGTAATTCAACAACACCAAGCAAGCTTCAAAAGATTCTTGCAGCAGGCCACCTGGGTGTAACCTCTGAATGCGGGCCGCCTCGGGGAAGTGATCCTCAAGCTGTTATTGAAAAAGCTGAACTTATAAAAGACTATGTGGATGCTGTAAACATAACAGACAACCAAACCTCAGTGTGCCGCATGTGTTCCCTGGCAGCCTGTATCAGGCTGAAAACTCTGGGAGTAGAACCGGTATTACAGATGGTAACCCGTGATAGAAACAGAATAGCACTTCAAAGCGATATTCTGGGCGCTGCTTCCTGGGACATTAACAATATCTTATGCCTGTCAGGAGACCACCAAAGCTTTGGAGACCATGCAGCAGGCCAGAACGTCCACGACCTGGACTCCATGCAGCTCATCCAGACCGTGCGCATGATGCGGGATCAAGGAAAATTCTTGGGCGGGGATGATATAAAAAGACCTCCCCAAATGTTTGTCGGCGCTGCTGCAAACCCTTTTGCAGATCCTTATGAAATCAGGGTTGCACGCCTTGCTAAAAAAATTGCAGCAGGAGCAGAATTTATCCAGACCCAGTGCATATACAACCTGGATAAGTTTGAAGACTGGATGAAAAAGGTAGTTGACAGGGGTCTTCATGAAAAAACCTATATTATGGCAGGCATGACCCCCATGAAATCCGCTGGTATGGCAAGATACATGAAAAACCGGGTTCCAGGCATGGATGTACCCGAAGATGTTGTCAAGCGCCTGGCAGATACTCCAAAAGATAAACAGGCTGATGAAGGCATTAAAATCTGTATTGAAGCAATCCAGCGCCTGAAAGAAGTCAAAGGTTTAAGCGGGTTTCATATTATGGCAATAGAATGGGAAGAAAAAGTACCTGAAATAGTAAAAGCAACCGGACTTTATCCCAGACCCCAGGTGTAG
- a CDS encoding tetratricopeptide repeat protein translates to MINEISKNLNKTVIITLTNGREKSGTIVSIDIESNTVRLRDENNNSIPILLSMIGMLEPLNCDNQLNSKIQTDAETIVHVKSNENFNAKFVNETKNIINQPIFSEILHKLIKIETVFDAEIKNIRLQPKKPDFETPKDILDADVYSRNDGLKIWNWIIDKYNYALKNGRLAPNSDELKAIIDKTNTFFQISRLSNSCVLYSYLGYFNYLNNDNAESIKAYARSAKLCDKPEYWLMLASAASEKEEKEMACYALEKFFLQSDCTKTEYEKAWYKFTELIIKYSSYKSFRSIINNTFRVLLKEELKKIFETICYCLIKNSQRQIAKTQIQNSLNTYDYRKLSLDSLEVLPVYPTSGYDTFKHNFEQLSLKQEVVKDNKSVNTGTYKQKKSFSKKSTDPLREARTARDAEKNYVKAEELFIQGIEKEKDSNTKERAVRDLASMLAQQMNQPEKAIQTIKKYQPKLSEPDLNLLYNFYYQSCKYENAIKIQKDLLKHTNRKDARLTRYFNIAACYWKLGNYKEAEKYYRNALNLNPTHYTIKRNIALCLYKQEKIDEAKSILERLVREFNDSRSTELLNNIENKTVIQIDDIIIDTARLVLENIDNFTLFYLSACDWKYVDKNRLTEDGKYIGNDKDKNYDIRKIEATADKLERRIAEERSNLYLNAARILFDLEEFNTNDFYIYMCKCFTSKGDNAVESGNSPDTVKTFYLAALKVYDSLYLDENRQKKSEFADAIKSLCRFIYSFLGRDKIPLTAVNIKSTLETVFNQHPDSDKIFDALCLLFAKSPQYSIIRVLKVLYNDEQLKKLSFDYLKTDTNLSYDIFLEKWKTKARKIIKNEDELSEQLSILGNFEISEVWLHSGIERINKVIGQIIFESDKNYLIDLQELFDLCISLYKINSLDEKINKCDDIDQKAVNFISKIEKNPTKLSIEIIYPIIKNVISIVESYLDNLYQTSKPELIINSAISSYHLKDNHQTDLQIRIENTAEGHAEQVELIIDKNNDLYELINPQAVAYGTIRGNTHETQIILLQLKPEAVSSKAFTLKVFAKFRTRQGEEIESLSKEIPIQLGDEKDFKEIKPNPYAQWVRGKAVVDKSMFFGRDEFIERAYSAICSNYKSYVIYGQYRSGKSSILHHLEEKLKTNPQIMVSKVGDVSRLMDDNSPTPLLYQLLLSILRELHKSIRLKERKGFPLFDFDIPNSQEFYGHPAPLDFFYELLDNFNEKRNNYPEWKDIRVVVTMDEFTSLYEKIVQGKLSQDFMKNWKALLAENFFNVVLVAQDVFPKFRNQYDNAFQTMEHERVTYLDELDAKSLIDQPIKVKINGKIESRYTEKEAIDRICELTACSPYYIQIFCNQLVDYINNEKQPYITKANVNIVKDRLLRGDRRLDKTAFTNLINNGDPSLDAMPHRDLIKVLKNIAENTKNDPYCIRSKINCETHSELPEILKDLEERDVIEKHGEKGFRIRVGLFKEWLNENPGFLE, encoded by the coding sequence ATGATAAACGAAATCAGTAAAAATCTAAATAAAACAGTTATTATAACATTAACAAACGGCAGAGAAAAGAGTGGCACTATTGTCAGTATTGATATTGAAAGTAATACTGTTCGTTTGCGTGATGAAAATAATAACAGTATTCCAATTTTACTTTCGATGATTGGAATGCTTGAACCCTTGAATTGTGATAATCAGTTAAATAGTAAAATACAAACAGATGCTGAAACTATTGTTCATGTCAAATCCAATGAAAATTTCAACGCAAAATTTGTAAATGAAACCAAAAATATAATTAATCAGCCTATCTTTTCAGAAATATTGCATAAGCTTATAAAAATAGAAACTGTTTTTGATGCAGAAATCAAAAACATCAGGCTTCAGCCAAAAAAACCCGATTTTGAAACACCCAAAGATATTCTTGATGCAGATGTTTATTCAAGAAATGATGGATTAAAGATTTGGAACTGGATTATTGATAAATATAATTATGCACTCAAAAATGGAAGGTTAGCTCCTAATTCAGATGAACTGAAAGCAATTATTGATAAAACAAATACTTTTTTTCAAATTTCAAGATTATCAAATTCATGTGTTTTATATTCCTATTTAGGATATTTCAACTATCTTAATAATGACAATGCTGAGTCAATCAAAGCATATGCACGATCTGCAAAACTTTGTGATAAACCAGAATACTGGTTGATGTTAGCATCAGCAGCCAGCGAAAAAGAAGAAAAGGAGATGGCTTGCTATGCTTTGGAGAAGTTTTTTTTACAGTCAGATTGTACAAAAACTGAATATGAAAAAGCATGGTATAAATTTACTGAATTGATTATAAAGTATTCTTCTTATAAATCATTTCGATCAATTATCAATAATACATTCAGGGTATTATTAAAAGAAGAGCTAAAAAAAATATTTGAAACAATTTGCTATTGCCTTATTAAAAATAGTCAGCGGCAAATAGCTAAAACACAGATTCAAAATTCTCTCAACACCTATGATTATAGAAAATTATCATTAGACTCATTGGAAGTCTTACCAGTATATCCAACTTCAGGTTATGATACATTTAAACATAATTTTGAACAACTTTCATTGAAACAGGAAGTAGTTAAAGATAATAAAAGTGTTAATACAGGAACTTATAAGCAGAAAAAATCTTTTTCAAAAAAATCTACTGATCCTTTACGAGAAGCTAGAACTGCCAGAGATGCTGAAAAAAATTATGTTAAAGCAGAAGAACTATTTATTCAAGGAATAGAAAAAGAGAAAGATTCAAATACAAAGGAACGTGCTGTCAGAGATCTGGCAAGTATGCTTGCTCAACAGATGAATCAGCCCGAAAAAGCAATTCAGACTATAAAAAAATATCAGCCAAAATTATCCGAGCCGGATTTAAATCTGCTTTATAATTTTTATTATCAGTCATGTAAATATGAAAATGCTATTAAAATTCAAAAAGATTTACTTAAACATACTAATAGAAAAGATGCAAGATTAACGAGATACTTCAACATAGCAGCCTGCTACTGGAAATTGGGAAATTATAAAGAGGCAGAAAAATATTACCGCAATGCTTTAAATCTCAATCCAACTCATTATACGATAAAAAGAAATATTGCATTGTGCCTTTATAAACAGGAAAAAATTGATGAAGCAAAAAGTATTCTGGAAAGATTGGTAAGAGAGTTTAATGATTCAAGATCAACTGAATTATTAAATAATATAGAAAACAAAACTGTTATTCAAATTGATGATATAATTATTGATACAGCTAGATTAGTATTAGAAAACATAGATAATTTTACACTTTTTTATCTCTCTGCGTGTGATTGGAAATATGTTGATAAAAATAGGCTGACAGAAGATGGGAAGTATATAGGTAATGATAAAGACAAAAACTATGATATAAGAAAAATAGAAGCTACTGCTGACAAATTGGAAAGGAGAATTGCTGAAGAAAGAAGTAACCTTTATTTAAATGCTGCCAGAATCCTTTTTGATTTAGAAGAGTTCAATACCAATGATTTTTATATTTATATGTGTAAGTGTTTTACGTCAAAAGGTGATAACGCTGTTGAAAGCGGAAATTCTCCTGATACAGTAAAAACTTTTTATTTAGCAGCGTTGAAAGTATATGATTCACTTTATTTAGATGAAAATAGACAAAAAAAATCTGAATTTGCAGATGCAATCAAATCATTGTGCCGATTTATATATTCGTTCCTGGGTAGAGATAAAATACCCTTGACCGCTGTCAATATTAAAAGTACTTTAGAAACAGTTTTTAACCAACACCCTGATTCTGATAAAATTTTTGATGCTTTATGCTTACTGTTTGCCAAAAGCCCCCAATATTCAATTATTCGTGTATTAAAAGTGTTATATAATGATGAACAGCTAAAAAAATTATCTTTTGATTATTTAAAAACCGATACAAATTTAAGTTATGATATATTTTTAGAAAAATGGAAAACCAAAGCACGCAAAATTATTAAAAATGAAGATGAATTATCAGAACAGCTTTCAATATTGGGAAATTTCGAAATTTCTGAAGTCTGGCTTCATTCAGGGATTGAACGAATCAATAAAGTAATTGGGCAGATAATCTTTGAATCTGACAAGAATTATCTGATTGATCTTCAAGAATTATTTGATTTATGTATTTCTTTATATAAAATTAATTCGTTAGATGAAAAAATTAATAAATGTGATGACATTGATCAGAAAGCGGTTAATTTCATATCTAAGATAGAAAAGAATCCAACTAAACTTTCCATTGAAATAATTTATCCTATTATCAAGAATGTCATTTCAATAGTTGAGTCTTATCTGGATAATCTTTATCAAACCTCTAAACCGGAATTAATTATAAATTCGGCGATTTCATCATATCATCTTAAAGACAATCATCAGACTGATTTACAAATAAGAATTGAAAATACAGCAGAAGGCCATGCAGAGCAGGTAGAACTGATAATTGATAAAAATAACGATTTGTATGAGCTGATTAATCCCCAGGCTGTTGCTTATGGAACAATCAGAGGTAATACTCATGAAACACAGATAATTTTATTACAACTTAAACCGGAAGCAGTATCTTCAAAAGCGTTCACTTTAAAAGTATTTGCCAAATTTAGAACACGGCAGGGGGAGGAAATTGAATCTTTATCAAAAGAAATTCCTATTCAATTAGGCGATGAAAAAGATTTTAAAGAGATTAAACCCAATCCTTATGCTCAATGGGTAAGAGGCAAAGCTGTTGTAGATAAATCCATGTTTTTTGGAAGGGATGAATTTATTGAAAGAGCTTATAGTGCTATTTGCAGCAACTATAAAAGTTATGTCATATACGGACAATACCGTTCAGGTAAATCTTCCATATTACATCATTTAGAAGAGAAATTAAAAACAAATCCTCAAATAATGGTATCCAAAGTAGGTGATGTCAGCAGACTGATGGATGATAATTCCCCGACTCCTTTACTGTATCAGCTTCTACTTAGCATATTAAGAGAATTACATAAAAGTATTCGATTAAAAGAACGAAAAGGCTTTCCTTTGTTTGACTTTGATATCCCAAACAGTCAAGAATTCTATGGTCATCCTGCTCCTTTGGATTTTTTTTATGAACTTCTTGATAATTTCAATGAAAAAAGAAATAATTATCCTGAGTGGAAGGATATACGTGTTGTTGTAACCATGGACGAGTTTACATCTTTGTACGAAAAAATTGTTCAGGGCAAATTGAGTCAGGATTTCATGAAGAACTGGAAAGCATTGCTGGCTGAAAATTTTTTCAATGTAGTTTTGGTAGCCCAGGATGTATTTCCAAAATTCAGAAATCAATATGACAACGCATTTCAGACAATGGAGCATGAAAGAGTTACTTATCTGGATGAATTAGATGCCAAGTCATTAATTGACCAGCCGATAAAAGTAAAAATAAATGGTAAAATTGAAAGCCGCTATACAGAAAAAGAGGCGATTGACAGAATTTGTGAATTAACTGCCTGCAGTCCCTATTATATTCAAATTTTTTGCAATCAGTTGGTGGATTATATTAATAATGAAAAACAGCCATATATCACCAAGGCGAATGTGAATATTGTAAAAGATCGACTTCTCAGGGGCGACAGAAGATTAGATAAAACTGCTTTTACTAACCTAATCAATAATGGAGATCCTTCGCTTGATGCTATGCCGCATCGAGATTTAATAAAAGTTTTGAAAAACATTGCAGAGAATACAAAAAATGATCCTTATTGCATAAGAAGCAAGATAAATTGCGAAACTCATTCGGAACTCCCTGAAATTTTGAAAGATTTGGAAGAAAGAGATGTTATAGAGAAACATGGTGAAAAAGGATTTCGTATTCGTGTAGGTTTGTTTAAAGAATGGTTGAATGAAAACCCTGGTTTTTTGGAATAA
- a CDS encoding 2-hydroxymuconate tautomerase family protein yields the protein MPYVNIKITNEGVTPKKKAELIQGVTKLLQNVLGKNPQTTVVIIDEIDTDNWGIGGETVTERRKQGQ from the coding sequence ATGCCATATGTAAATATTAAAATCACAAATGAAGGTGTAACACCTAAGAAAAAAGCAGAATTAATACAAGGAGTAACAAAATTACTTCAAAATGTTTTGGGAAAAAATCCTCAGACAACAGTGGTGATTATTGATGAGATTGACACTGATAATTGGGGAATAGGGGGAGAAACTGTAACAGAACGAAGAAAACAAGGGCAATAA
- a CDS encoding response regulator transcription factor produces the protein MSKKRILVVDDEPDFAAIVQKNLKKEGFDVEVAYDGVQALEKIKANPPDAIVLDVMMPEKDGYEVCKELKESEEYCDIPIVMLTAVADHVASTRYSHADGMSMEADDYLPKPASAEDITDSLRSLLD, from the coding sequence ATGAGCAAAAAAAGAATACTGGTAGTTGATGATGAGCCTGATTTTGCTGCAATCGTGCAAAAAAATCTTAAAAAAGAAGGATTTGACGTAGAGGTGGCATATGATGGAGTTCAGGCCCTGGAAAAGATAAAAGCAAATCCGCCTGATGCCATTGTGTTAGATGTTATGATGCCTGAAAAAGACGGATATGAGGTATGCAAGGAATTGAAAGAAAGTGAAGAATACTGTGATATACCAATAGTAATGCTCACAGCAGTAGCAGATCACGTAGCCTCAACAAGATATTCCCACGCAGACGGCATGAGCATGGAAGCAGATGACTATCTGCCGAAACCAGCTTCAGCAGAGGATATTACCGATAGTTTGAGGAGTCTGCTGGATTGA
- a CDS encoding Coenzyme F420 hydrogenase/dehydrogenase, beta subunit C-terminal domain: MKTFEDLIKEVQTPGLCHHCGGCVTFCTSINYGALALDDTGMPHYADKEKCIECGLCYSICPEIDEMQEETRKVAGWVPPMGNILETTSARALDPMIRNKGTDGGVVTALLVHLLDKGHIDGAIVTKQTGPFIRDPMLATTRQEIIDSAGFYFDSSHGVKHFGHDYSTYSPSVQEFRPMMQKGLRRVALVGTPCQIQTLRKIEAMGIVPSDSIKYSLGLFCSGNFIFDEPERKKLESLGGFKWEDVIKVNIKEELIIRLNNGTVKNIGLDKIEFMKRYACKYCPDYSSEYADVSFGGIGSDEGWTTIITRSPTGRAIIADAKGQSLEIYDFQKQPDLPAKILDKVKKVSAKKKAYSQKMHDALVGQ, encoded by the coding sequence ATGAAAACTTTTGAAGACTTGATAAAAGAGGTTCAAACCCCGGGCTTATGCCACCACTGCGGGGGATGTGTAACCTTCTGCACCTCAATTAATTACGGCGCTCTTGCCCTTGATGATACAGGTATGCCCCATTATGCAGACAAGGAAAAGTGCATTGAATGCGGCCTGTGTTACTCAATCTGCCCTGAAATTGACGAAATGCAGGAAGAAACCAGAAAAGTGGCAGGATGGGTACCTCCAATGGGAAATATACTGGAAACCACTTCAGCCCGGGCATTAGATCCCATGATCCGAAACAAAGGTACTGACGGGGGAGTTGTAACAGCCCTTCTGGTCCACCTTCTGGATAAAGGACATATTGACGGTGCTATTGTAACAAAGCAGACAGGCCCCTTTATCAGGGACCCCATGCTTGCAACAACCAGACAGGAAATCATAGACTCAGCAGGATTTTACTTTGACAGCTCCCACGGAGTAAAACATTTTGGACATGATTATTCTACATACTCGCCCTCAGTTCAGGAATTTAGACCCATGATGCAAAAAGGACTGAGAAGAGTAGCCCTGGTTGGAACTCCATGCCAGATACAAACATTAAGAAAAATAGAAGCTATGGGCATAGTGCCTTCAGATTCTATAAAATATTCCCTGGGCCTGTTTTGCTCAGGCAATTTTATATTTGACGAACCTGAACGAAAAAAACTGGAATCCCTGGGCGGATTCAAGTGGGAGGATGTAATAAAGGTTAATATCAAGGAAGAGTTAATAATCCGCCTTAATAATGGAACAGTTAAAAACATAGGTCTTGATAAAATAGAGTTTATGAAACGCTATGCCTGTAAATACTGCCCTGATTATTCATCAGAATATGCAGATGTATCCTTTGGAGGCATAGGCTCTGACGAAGGATGGACAACAATAATAACCAGATCACCAACAGGCAGGGCGATTATAGCAGATGCAAAAGGACAAAGTCTTGAAATCTACGATTTTCAAAAACAGCCTGATCTTCCTGCGAAAATACTGGATAAGGTAAAAAAGGTATCAGCAAAAAAGAAAGCATATTCCCAGAAAATGCATGATGCGCTTGTTGGACAGTAG
- a CDS encoding S8 family serine peptidase gives MIYHTDQKKLALLFRIPPFSVDNVVLSTSEVIDWGLSMLEIPYLWSQTNGEGIKVAVLDTGIAFQHTDFRGAIIDSVDFTDSPAGASDLNGHGTHVAGIIAARKDSRGVVGVAPLSSLLIAKVLGDDGYGRESWVADGIRWAVQKGAHIISMSMGAPGYSRMIHDAIREAVAVNVFVICAAGNNGSRIGAVDCPGRFPETIAVGSIDRRQEISSFSSIGMQVDIVAPGDRILSTYPPNTFSTISGTSMATPFVSGVAALMLAKHRDFGGETPIRNSIDLRNHLRKTAVDLGHLGKDPVFGFGLINPVSMVGDVDSNGDGGQTSNTRVQIEPNLGLPDNPNRGMIHAQRVEKRGKVDHLSVWFSIEHPNISDLQVILISPDDRQIVLFDRTEDGKDLDFVHNSFDNPHLAAFKNADINGDWKLKITDFVPGNRGILKKWGLDIAFTP, from the coding sequence ATGATATATCATACAGATCAGAAAAAATTAGCACTATTATTCAGAATTCCGCCATTTAGTGTGGATAATGTTGTTTTAAGTACTTCCGAGGTTATTGATTGGGGTTTGTCAATGTTGGAAATACCTTATTTATGGAGCCAGACAAACGGTGAAGGAATTAAAGTTGCTGTATTAGATACTGGTATAGCATTTCAACATACTGATTTCAGGGGTGCAATTATAGATTCAGTTGATTTTACAGACAGTCCCGCAGGAGCTTCAGACCTGAACGGTCATGGAACCCATGTTGCAGGTATAATTGCAGCCAGAAAAGATAGTCGTGGGGTTGTGGGCGTTGCTCCTCTTTCCAGTCTGCTGATTGCCAAAGTGTTGGGAGATGACGGCTATGGCAGAGAATCCTGGGTTGCTGACGGCATTCGCTGGGCAGTTCAAAAAGGTGCGCATATAATTTCCATGAGTATGGGAGCGCCCGGTTACAGTCGTATGATTCATGATGCCATAAGAGAAGCTGTTGCAGTCAATGTATTTGTCATTTGTGCGGCAGGTAACAATGGTTCAAGAATAGGGGCTGTTGACTGTCCTGGCAGATTTCCTGAAACCATTGCTGTTGGTTCCATTGACAGAAGGCAGGAAATATCAAGCTTTTCCTCAATAGGTATGCAGGTTGATATTGTTGCACCTGGTGATCGCATTCTCTCCACTTATCCGCCAAATACTTTCAGCACCATAAGCGGCACATCTATGGCAACTCCTTTTGTTTCAGGTGTTGCAGCCCTGATGCTTGCGAAACACCGTGATTTTGGAGGTGAAACTCCTATTCGTAATAGTATTGATCTGAGAAATCATTTAAGAAAGACTGCTGTTGATCTCGGTCATCTGGGCAAAGATCCTGTTTTTGGTTTTGGGTTGATTAATCCTGTGTCTATGGTGGGTGACGTTGACAGTAACGGTGATGGAGGACAAACCTCAAATACACGGGTTCAAATAGAACCGAATCTTGGACTGCCTGATAATCCTAATCGAGGGATGATTCATGCGCAGCGAGTTGAAAAAAGAGGAAAAGTTGATCATTTATCTGTATGGTTCTCCATAGAACATCCGAATATCTCAGATTTACAGGTTATTTTAATATCTCCTGATGACAGACAAATTGTATTGTTTGATAGAACAGAGGACGGCAAAGACCTTGATTTTGTTCATAACAGTTTTGATAATCCGCATCTGGCAGCATTCAAAAATGCTGATATTAATGGAGACTGGAAATTGAAAATTACAGATTTTGTTCCTGGCAATCGAGGAATATTGAAAAAATGGGGGCTTGATATTGCCTTTACTCCATAA
- a CDS encoding methylenetetrahydrofolate reductase C-terminal domain-containing protein: MIVGQQKPLEEIWGMIKDYKKVLVFGCNTCVAVCHQGGNKEAEILASMLKMKASQEGIAIEITNSGIERQCEHEFFEQAETIIQKADAILSTACGIGVQFMAEKYPKPIYPGLNTTFLGAVEQLGVYTERCQACGQCILGQTAGICPIARCAKRVMNGPCGGSTKGKCEINKEVDCAWQLIVDRLALLGRMDDYEKLAPIKDWSSDRAGGPRKLVREDMLNE, from the coding sequence ATGATTGTCGGACAGCAAAAACCCCTGGAAGAAATCTGGGGCATGATAAAAGATTATAAAAAGGTCCTGGTGTTTGGCTGTAATACCTGCGTAGCAGTATGCCACCAGGGAGGCAATAAGGAAGCTGAAATCCTGGCATCCATGCTCAAAATGAAAGCCTCACAAGAAGGCATTGCCATTGAAATTACCAACTCTGGTATTGAGCGCCAGTGTGAGCATGAATTCTTTGAACAAGCTGAAACCATAATCCAGAAAGCTGATGCCATTCTCAGCACAGCCTGCGGTATTGGAGTCCAGTTCATGGCTGAAAAATACCCCAAACCCATATACCCAGGACTAAACACTACATTTCTGGGTGCAGTGGAACAACTGGGGGTTTATACAGAAAGATGTCAGGCATGCGGACAATGTATTCTGGGTCAGACAGCAGGTATCTGCCCCATAGCACGATGCGCAAAACGGGTTATGAACGGTCCCTGCGGAGGTTCTACAAAAGGCAAATGTGAAATCAATAAAGAGGTTGACTGCGCATGGCAGCTTATTGTTGACAGGCTTGCACTTTTAGGCAGAATGGATGACTACGAAAAACTTGCACCTATAAAAGACTGGTCTTCCGACAGGGCAGGAGGACCCCGTAAACTGGTCAGGGAGGATATGCTAAATGAGTAA
- a CDS encoding hydrogenase iron-sulfur subunit: MEPFREAPPGWEPNILAIACHYCAFAAADLAGVMRLSYSPNVKIIRLPCTGKLDHSYMLRAFERGIDGLFVAGULEGQCHFLEGNTNAKKRVKYMKSLLPKVGLNPERLEMFNLSAAMGPRWAEICIEFTDRIRNLGPSPIWYALQKPRKE, from the coding sequence ATAGAACCTTTCCGCGAAGCCCCTCCAGGATGGGAGCCAAACATCCTCGCCATTGCCTGCCACTACTGCGCCTTTGCAGCAGCAGACCTGGCCGGGGTAATGCGGCTTTCCTATTCACCCAACGTAAAGATCATCCGTCTGCCCTGTACCGGCAAGCTGGATCACTCCTACATGCTCCGGGCATTTGAAAGAGGCATAGACGGACTTTTTGTAGCAGGATGACTTGAAGGCCAATGCCATTTCCTGGAAGGAAATACAAATGCAAAAAAACGCGTTAAATATATGAAAAGCCTGCTCCCAAAAGTAGGGCTTAACCCCGAACGGCTTGAAATGTTCAATCTTTCAGCAGCAATGGGTCCCAGATGGGCTGAAATCTGCATAGAATTTACAGATCGCATAAGAAACCTTGGCCCTTCTCCCATATGGTATGCTTTGCAAAAACCAAGAAAGGAGTGA